The following are encoded in a window of Rissa tridactyla isolate bRisTri1 chromosome 3, bRisTri1.patW.cur.20221130, whole genome shotgun sequence genomic DNA:
- the LEFTY1 gene encoding left-right determination factor 1, with translation MDARFARMLCVLCLVLTVRAFTQEGFKEVLLKRLGLSEAPKLHKRDLVDLVIPDHVKNKYMSMLKRQRVKRRALPSLAGILREIPGNAGVAGEVLYSNTTTRQNLIFDMEGRIPKNSEVTMAELKLFKKPLDRANLPAKQSHRPVSNARVSVYWVQRHHDGTNRTSLIDSRLVPIRESGWKNFDVTQAVHYWLRNKRREPMFLEVWIEGERVGSHASEVAKAVRFTSQDPKDKALGKPELVLYTLDLEDYGGPGDCKEEAVTGKSTCCRQKHYVNFRELSWAQYWIIEPAGYQAYRCSGGCLQPPSPLWRFGYGERSCTVVGSSPLPMMYLVKRGNRTEIEAAEFPNMIVEKCSCVTGGMALA, from the exons ATGGATGCGAGGTTCGCTCGGATGCTCTGCGTGCTCTGCCTGGTCCTCACGGTCCGAGCCTTTACCCAGGAAGGGTTCAAGGAGGTGTTGCTGAAGCGGCTGGGACTCTCCGAGGCCCCTAAACTTCATAAGAGGGACTTGGTGGATCTGGTTATCCCAGACCACGTAAAGAACAAATACATGTCCATGCTGAAGCGCCAGAGGGTGAAGCGCCGAGCTTTGCCGAGCCTGGCCGGCATCCTCAGGGAGATCCCTGGCAACGCAG GTGTGGCAGGAGAAGTCCTCTACTCCAACACCACCACGCGCCAGAACCTGATCTTTGACATGGAGGGCAGAATACCTAAAAACAGTGAAGTGACAATGGCTGAACTGAAACTCTTCAAAAAGCCTCTGGACAGAGCAAACCTGCCTGCCAAGCAGTCTCACAGGCCCGTCTCCAACGCCAGAGTCAGCGTGTACTGGGTGCAACGGCACCACGACGGTACCAACAGGACCTCCCTCATAGACTCCCG GCTGGTTCCCATACGTGAGTCAGGCTGGAAGAACTTCGACGTGACGCAGGCCGTGCATTACTGGCTGCGAAACAAGAGGCGGGAGCCAATGTTCCTGGAGGTCTGGATTGAAGGAGAAAGGGTAGGCAGCCACGCCTCCGAAGTGGCCAAAGCTGTGCGGTTCACCTCTCAGGACCCCAAGGATAAAGCCCTAGGCAAACCTGAGCTGGTGCTTTACACCCTTGACTTGGAAGACTATGG GGGCCCTGGGGACTGCAAGGAGGAGGCGGTGACGGGGAAGTCCACCTGCTGCCGGCAGAAACACTACGTCAACTTCCGCGAGCTCTCCTGGGCGCAGTACTGGATCATCGAGCCGGCAGGGTACCAGGCTTACCGGTGCTcggggggctgcctgcagccccccagccctctgTGGCGCTTTGGCTACGGGGAGCGCTCCTGCACCGTGGTGGGGAGCTCCCCACTCCCCATGATGTACCTCGTCAAGAGGGGCAACCGCACCGAGATCGAAGCAGCCGAGTTTCCCAACATGATCGTCGAGAAGTGCAGCTGCGTCACGGGTGGCATGGCGCTGGCGTGA